The genomic stretch CTTCTTCCGAATAAACTAGAACGTCTCCACAACCACTCACGCTACAGTGCATGTGAGCACCACCCATCTCTTCTAACGTGACTTTTTCTCCAATAACCTTTTCAGCCATTCGTGGCGACCCTAAATACATCGAAGCGTTCCCATCTACCATAATAACAATGTCACAAAAAGCAGGGATGTAAGCCCCTCCTGCTGCAGAAGGACCAAATAATAAGCAGATTTGCGGAACTACTCCCGACATACGCACTTGGTTATGAAAGATTTTCCCTGCGCCTCGTCGGTTCGGGAACATGTCTAATTGATCCGTAATTCGGGCTCCTGCTGAATCAACTAAATAGAGCATTGGGACCTGCAACTTTTCAGCAGTTTCTTGAATACGAATAATCTTTTCAACTGTTCTTGCTCCCCAAGACCCCGCTTTAATTGTTGAATCATTCGCCATTACGCATACCGTTTGACCATTCACCTTGCCAATGGCTGTAACAACACCATCAGCTGGTAGGCCTTTCGCTTTATTATTAGCAAACATCGCGTCTTCTTTGTACTCACCTTCATCAAACAATAAAGCCAAACGATCTCGAACAAATAATTTATTTTGTTGCTTTAACTTTTCATGATATTTTTTGTCTCCACCTGCTCGAATTTCTTCACATTTATCTTCATAGCGCTTTTGTAAATCATTTGTATGTATCATACGCTCACTCCTTTTAAGAAATTGTTACTAATACATCGCCTTCATTTACAAAGTCACCTACACCAACTAAAATTGCATCAATTGTTCCTGCATCAGTGCTTTCAATTGGTATTTCCATTTTCATAGATTCAAGGATAATCAACACCTGACCTTGTGTCACAGAA from Bacillus sp. 1780r2a1 encodes the following:
- a CDS encoding biotin/lipoyl-binding protein, yielding MKEMTATMAGMVLNIHVSEGDSVTQGQVLIILESMKMEIPIESTDAGTIDAILVGVGDFVNEGDVLVTIS